aatttacaaacaTTGATTTCTCATAATGATGGTAGTGAATGGGATAAATTAGTACCACCAACTATTGATTCTGAAGGTATAAAATATCCATGTACTGGTCAATCCTTAAATAAATGTGCCTTACATTTACATGGATTTACTGAACGTGCTGATTATCGTGATACATTTTCAAGTGGGTCTGCTACAGGATTTTTGATTGGTGTGGGAAATGTTGGTGAATTCTTAACTCCAATGGATGACCCATCAACAGCAACATTTTTAAGTACCGATGGGGGTGTTACTTGGAaggaaatcaaaaaagGGGTTTATATGTGGGAGTATGGGGATCAAGGGACAATTTTGGTTTTAGTTAATGCAGTGGAAAATACTGATGTTTTGTATTATTCATTAGATGAAGGCCAAACTTGGAAAGAATACAAATTCTCTGAATATAAAGTCAATATTTATGATTTAGCCACGGTTCCTACTGATACAGCACgtaaatttattatatttgcTGAAAATCCAAAGGATCATAGAGATATACAAACTTTTACCATTGATTTCACAAACATTTACCCTCGTCAATGtcaattaaatttagaTGACCCAGAAcatgatgattatgaataCTGGTCACCTACACATCCAATTGGTGGTGATAAATGTATCTTTGGACATGAATCGAAATACTTGCGTCGAGCAAAAGGTCATACTGATTGTTTTATTGGTAGTGCTCCATTATCTGAAGGTTATAAATTGGAGAAAAATTGTTCATGTACAAGAAGAGATTATGAATGTGATTATAATTATGTCAGAGATGTCAATGATAACACCTGTAAATTAGTGAAAGGAATGACTTCAGCTGATAGGAAAACGACCATGTGTTCTAAAGAAAATGCTTtccaatattttgaaagtaCAGGATATAGAAAAATCCCATTGAGTACTTGTAAAGGAGGtcaacaatttgataattggaATCCTAAACCATGTCCTggtaaagaaaaacaattcaaCGAATATTATGGTCGTGAAGTTAAAGGAcataaattgtttttcttgatatttatcccattgattatatttttagCCACAGTGTTGTTTGTATATGATCGAGGTATTAGAAGAAATGGTGGATTTAAAAGATTAGGACAAATTAGAttgaatgatgatgatgatgatttcaatccaattgaaaatgatcaAATAGATGTTGTTGTCAATAAGATTGTTAAAGGTGGTGTTTATACCGTAGCAGTTTTAATTGCTACTGTTAAAACAATTCGAAAAATTGATCGTATGATGcttgaaaaattgggtaATGTCATTTTTAGAAGATCACCAGGTCGTAGAAATTATGTTTCTGTACCTAATGAtcttgatgaagaagaagaattgtttGGTGACTATCAAGATAATTTGGATGATGAATTAGAAGATGCGGTGTTTAATCAAGATGATAATTTAGTAAGAACACCATTTGCTGATGAtgtagaagaagaagaagaagaacgTGAAGGTGAAGGTGAAGGTGAACAATCCAATCCTAGTGATGAAAGActatttgatattgatgataatgaagatgaagatgaacaaCATGAAGTAAACAAGCCTACAACATCTTGAACATGAATTAACGAATCAAAATTGACATTGAGTTGAGTAGTTGTGTtgtgttttcttttgtatAAATAGATACATTGAAATGTATTGTCAAAAAAGTATAGGCATGAAAGTTTTGGCCGTGTGTAGTGTTATGTTTGgtaaattgattatcaGATATAGATACTAGATTCGAGTATCTTTATAATGTTTTAATCCGACATTAATATAGTTACAattcaagaagaaaaggattaagtaatcaaaaaaaaatttgtagggggtgcaaaaaaaagtgaagCTGACAGGATTTGAACCTGCGACCGTCGGATGTTTACAACCGAGAATTCCTCTTATTGGAATCCGATACTCTGCCAACTGAGCTACAGCTCCAATTGatgtttaaaaaattatttcaCTTTTAAAggtaatttcaattgtgtaagatttttccaatcaatttattattgaattgattaaaaaatcatgtatttgttgaattttttttatgtttaGTATTCAAAATGTGTTTCAGGATGGTTTTTAGTATGGTTTATGGGATTATCTTAGAGTTAAAGTACTTTTTATGAGGTTTctatttttgataaaatttgacttaaatatttgattaaaaattttgtgACAAAACATTATCACCTTGAATTTATcataaattcaaatgcACAATCAAATACATAGTAAGTTTTGAACTTAAAGTTAATCAGCATAAAGGCACAGATTCAGCAAGCTACAATcattttatcatcattagtAGAAGAGCATATGGTATTGACTTATAAGTAGATCTTACGAGTTGTCTTTGAAGAAACCACAAAAAAGCATACACTTACACTAAATAGAGAGCAAATTCAGATCACGAAAGTGTTCCATACTCAGTACTAATTATTGTTCTGTATTAAGACCATTAACTGTCTATTGTCGTACcttgaaaaaatttagtCAATacacaaaagaaaattgaaacctCTGTTGGTATAGcttttgataattgaatCCTTAAGATAAgaatgaaataaattaaaaattccTCAACAATACACGACCTCCTAGTACAATTGAAAGGCTGACACCGATTCAGTCAACATGTATAGGATCTAAATAGTTCAAACGGTGATAAAGACGAGCTGTGATATCTGTGATATTGTGTAAAATCAATGTGCTAGCCTTATACTAATTGTTATACTAGCGATATCAAACACACAAGATTAGAGAAACCCTATTTTTACTGACATTTGGCGAGAGACGAGGAAGAATGACGACGCAGGTCCATcgacaaaaaataatatggCACGTCatggaaaaatttgaatgtaTGTTCCTAGTCCTAATACTTTATATATCTTGTAGCACAATAAGATAAGACATAGacgataataataataattagaAAAAGTTAACAAAACcaggaaagaaaagattgatatatatatatataatatctATTATGTAGACGAAGACGACCAATAAAGAGGACGAACAAcgaaatttgaaacaaaaatattttaatgTGGTAGTGTCAATAGTAACAAAATATGTACTCGTGtatgtgtatgtgtgtgtatatgtgtgtgtgcgcaaaaataaaatttgtaAACAATGACACAAAACCGAAAccagaaaataaaattctctgtttcttcttttgatttcttaaacaaaattcaaacatcaaacaactttttcttaTCCTTTTGTACACTaccatatatatataattattttaCAACACCACTAGGACTCTCTCTCTACAGACACTacacacacatacatacatacacgcaatacaattttttttttttggcaaaCCTTCCTTTCTTAAGTAGAAAAGTGTTGTaaagtttttgatttttttgattttagtTTAAGAAATCAACttatatcaacaacagcatcaacaacaacttcaacaacaacttcaacaacTACCCACCTTACTGCTATCACAACCATCACTTACCACTTTCATTATAACttattattacttttttttttttactattTTTCCAGTATTTTCCTATATCTTCAACTTTTACCAATCAGTCATTCGTTTATATTCCTATATTTctaatttacaattttacaattttacattttttacatttttcaatttccttCATCtataatatattttaattaattttattgttacAATGTTAGTACAGTTTCAACAGTTATTATTACTTctaatatcaattattaaactATGTCAAGCAGATGATAACgataattcttttttccaACCAGTATCACAACCATCTTTAAACTATAAGGATACTGGTAATAGAATAGGACTTCTTGGATCATTTGATGCTTTAtctttttattcatttgttAATTCTTCACAAATCGTTAATGATCCAGATACTTCAGtatcaatatttcaaaagaaaCGAGAcgtttcaaattcttcatccTCATCAACAAGTTTTTCCAATAGTTTATATCTTCAAGATATTACCAATAATTATAGTTTGAAATTTGCTGATATAAATGGACaagtaaatcaattatttaaaatttccAATGATTCTGTCGTATTGAATGGTAATTTTACTCTGTTCAATAATCAATCAGTTATTAGTCCCATTATTTTTACTATTTCCTCCAGAGAAGtaacaaaaatattcaGTGATGATATAAATGGTTCTGTTAAAACTATATTTCTTGACAACGACTTGATCTATTTAGGAggtaatttcaaattcaacaatactTATAGTGCGGCAGTTTATAATATCACTGCCAAAAAAGTCCACTCAACACCTTTCCAAGGATTTGGACCAAACTCTTCAATCAACTCGATTGCCAAAGTCTTAAATGgagacaaagaaaaagaagacaaTGAAGAAGAGTTAGGGTCTATTCTTTTTGGAGGCCAATTTGACACGCTTGGATTATCGGATTTATTGGTACATAATATTACTTCCAATAATACTAAAAAGCATAACACTAGTAATACATCCATAATTAGTGctgaacaattgatttccCTTAGACATGGTACTTTCACTTCAGTCAATGGAGAATCATCTGAAGAAGATGCAGCAGCAATTGTTTGTCCTTCGGACAACAAAGAATGGGCAGCACAAAAGAATTCTGGTGCTGAATGGAAAGTTGAATTACCAGATGAAATGAAAGGTATCCATCCAACCAAGGCTAGGATTTATATCCCTGAAGGGCCAAATGgtatcaaattatttagAATTTATTCTTATCCTAACAATGGTATTATGAATTTAACTTATATTGACCCTGCTACTAATGAATTGGCCTATTGTGACGCATGGTGTCCATTGCTCAATTATGACGATTTGAATGATCATGTCGATAATAATATCCTTAATGCTACTGAATTAAATGAGAATAATTCAGTGTTTGTTGATGAACAAGATGGGTCTTATTTCCAATATTATGATCCATCAactaaaaccaaaaatttaGGTTACGCATCTAATTTCCAAGAATTTGCctttgttgataatgttgGAGTCGATACCGTTGGTGTGACTATTATTGATTGGTACGGCGATCAAGGAATATTAGCTGGGTTTGAATTATATCAAAATGCCATCACTGTTTATGGGAATGATTCATTAAACGACCCTAATTGTCAATCTGATGCCTCAGAtgatactaataataatgctgTGATCAATTCCGGTAGTTTCAAATCAGTTCAATCTATAAATCCAGCCATAACCAACACTGATTATTTAGTTACTTCAGATACCAATGCTAAAATCACATTATATCCAAACATTTCTTACCTGGGTAATTATTCCATTATCATGATGACTCCTGGTTGTGCTTACGATGGATCTTGTGCAAGAAGAGCAATTGTTAATGTGACAGTTGTTGGAGATGACAATGATGTATTATCgacaaaaacaatatatCAGAATAATgagaataataaatttgattatttgttttatgGTCATTTGAATGGATCTAAGACAAGTACTTCCAGCaatagaattgaaatttcttACATGGGGACAGTAACTGAAGGGGTTCAAGATCCTTATATGGTTGTTGACAAGGTAATAGCCAACATTGTTTCATTAGATAATTATTACGATAAGAATCTGACTAATCATACAAGAAATAATACAGGTTATGAATTAGCGCCtataaaattgaatggattatttgaatattcTTTGGCTAACTTCTCACAATTTGATGAACAGTTGGTGCACtataaaagaaataataaaacctACATCAGTCTTAATAATACTTTTGTGGgtaattcatcaatcaaCTTATTGAGTGGAGAATTATCTAATCAATCCCgtattgatcaaatttctttagggccaaaacaacaagatggtaataaacaatcattgttattattaggGAAATTTGAATCTGACAGTAAAAATATTACATTATCtaataacaatttaatTACTTTAACTATTGATTCATATAACAATACCCTTAATGAAACAAACATTGAATTACCTTCAAGATTAACGAAAAGAGATACACAAACAATTCTTGGtggtaatttcaataattcaattactCGGTTGATTGAACTTCCTGGTTGTTTTTTAGCCATTGGTGATTTTGCATTGAGTGGGAAAGATGGTTCATCGTCAATAAAAGACTTGTctaacaacaatcaatcagTGTCATCAGCAAATAATTTTGCCTTGTATTCCGATGATCAATGGTATAGTTTTGGAAATGATTATACTAGCAATgattttaatcaatttactAATCTTACTTTAGATCTGGTTGAATATTATGTGTTTTCAGGTAATGGACAATTTAGAACTTGggataatgataatttcaaatggGTTACTGATCCTactaaacaattaaatcttACTCAAGCGGCTCAAATCAATgatcatcaacaaattctCGGTGGTACTGGATTTAGCACCATGCAATTCCAGAGTGTTGATCAAGCTTATATTGCAGATGGGAATTTCAGTAAATTTGGAATTGATGTCATTGccaataaatcatttatgATTAGTAATTCATACTATGTGAATAGTTCACTAAGTGTTATTGGAggaaaatttgaaactaaAGATGTTAAAAATGTTGGACTCATAAGTAATTCTGATCCAAATAATACTATCAGTGCCTTACAAGGCTCAATCGTATGGGGTGATAATACATTGATTCAATCTTTATACGTTGATAGTAGTGATGAATATCTTTTTATGGGGGTTAATGGATCAGTACAAATCAATGAGCAAACTAATGTTACGGGTATTGTTATATATGATTTAGTCAACAATACTTTTACATCATTCCAACCAGCAGAACTTTCTCATAGTAATGGTGATCCTATATCAGTTAATTCTATGGT
This genomic stretch from Candida albicans SC5314 chromosome 1, complete sequence harbors:
- the RAX2 gene encoding Rax2p (Plasma membrane protein involved in establishment of bud sites and linear direction of hyphal growth; filament induced, repressed by Rim101, Tup1; Hap43-induced; Spider biofilm induced); protein product: MLVQFQQLLLLLISIIKLCQADDNDNSFFQPVSQPSLNYKDTGNRIGLLGSFDALSFYSFVNSSQIVNDPDTSVSIFQKKRDVSNSSSSSTSFSNSLYLQDITNNYSLKFADINGQVNQLFKISNDSVVLNGNFTSFNNQSVISPIIFTISSREVTKIFSDDINGSVKTIFLDNDLIYLGGNFKFNNTYSAAVYNITAKKVHSTPFQGFGPNSSINSIAKVLNGDKEKEDNEEELGSILFGGQFDTLGLSDLLVHNITSNNTKKHNTSNTSIISAEQLISLRHGTFTSVNGESSEEDAAAIVCPSDNKEWAAQKNSGAEWKVELPDEMKGIHPTKARIYIPEGPNGIKLFRIYSYPNNGIMNLTYIDPATNELAYCDAWCPLLNYDDLNDHVDNNILNATELNENNSVFVDEQDGSYFQYYDPSTKTKNLGYASNFQEFAFVDNVGVDTVGVTIIDWYGDQGILAGFELYQNAITVYGNDSLNDPNCQSDASDDTNNNAVINSGSFKSVQSINPAITNTDYLVTSDTNAKITLYPNISYSGNYSIIMMTPGCAYDGSCARRAIVNVTVVGDDNDVLSTKTIYQNNENNKFDYLFYGHLNGSKTSTSSNRIEISYMGTVTEGVQDPYMVVDKVIANIVSLDNYYDKNSTNHTRNNTGYELAPIKLNGLFEYSLANFSQFDEQLVHYKRNNKTYISLNNTFVGNSSINLLSGELSNQSRIDQISLGPKQQDGNKQSLLLLGKFESDSKNITLSNNNLITLTIDSYNNTLNETNIELPSRLTKRDTQTILGGNFNNSITRLIELPGCFLAIGDFALSGKDGSSSIKDLSNNNQSVSSANNFALYSDDQWYSFGNDYTSNDFNQFTNLTLDSVEYYVFSGNGQFRTWDNDNFKWVTDPTKQLNLTQAAQINDHQQILGGTGFSTMQFQSVDQAYIADGNFSKFGIDVIANKSFMISNSYYVNSSLSVIGGKFETKDVKNVGLISNSDPNNTISALQGSIVWGDNTLIQSLYVDSSDEYLFMGVNGSVQINEQTNVTGIVIYDLVNNTFTSFQPAELSHSNGDPISVNSMVLFDKGNKLLVGGDFDLAGSLSCPSLCVYDITNTRWINPQNDATTTQSIGGVVTDMKFFQSNQVLITGNGLQLNGNSGIKFLIYNFNSNSFSVKDSLNKIDQTVEKFILNDENNKNLDGRMIAFGEKSISGFDGSNWQRIDSDIIYENFTKFNDMKLLTLDKPSDYNQTYFDKSQIFTIAGVFRLKDYGLVNMALFNGTSWIPYVFTSLQQQKSTGSGSGSGSGSRSSSLQIGQIQSILIDDSYRFQSSDDLKKTNKNLSRGKVVGISLACALGSTTLLGLLYIIPYFALFKNRKDGYFQPERIHEDEMMDAVNPEDLLHEIDLQREK